In a single window of the Flavivirga spongiicola genome:
- a CDS encoding isoaspartyl peptidase/L-asparaginase family protein — protein MKKSIHILVITLLLFSCKEKGKLIDSNPQESYPDKSKIEVKANKTIPLNEGNMNAFSIIIHGGAGTILKKNMSPEKEAAYKATLEEAIKVGYNILKNGGSSLDAVQKTINVMEDSPLFNAGKGAVFTNAGTNEHDASIMDGKTLNAGASAGTTIVKNPINLARTVMDHSPHVMLSGNGANTFAKEQGLQIVEPDYFYTERRHKSLEKIKETETSELDHDDKVAFYDDHIKDSKFGTVGCAALDKNGNLAAGTSTGGMTNKRWGRIGDSPIIGAGTYANNSTCAVSSTGWGEYFIRAMVAYDISALMAYKNLSLQEAAKEVIQNKLSNLGGTGGIVAIDKNGNMVAEFNTAGMYRATMNGKGELAIGIYKD, from the coding sequence ATGAAGAAATCTATCCATATTTTAGTAATTACCTTATTATTATTTAGTTGTAAAGAAAAAGGTAAATTAATTGATTCTAATCCTCAAGAGAGTTATCCAGACAAGTCCAAAATTGAGGTAAAAGCGAATAAAACCATCCCATTAAATGAAGGAAACATGAATGCCTTTTCAATTATAATCCATGGAGGAGCAGGTACTATTTTAAAGAAAAATATGTCTCCGGAAAAAGAAGCAGCCTATAAAGCAACCTTAGAGGAGGCTATTAAAGTTGGGTATAACATCCTAAAAAATGGAGGTTCCAGTCTGGACGCCGTACAAAAAACGATTAATGTCATGGAAGATTCGCCCTTATTTAATGCCGGAAAAGGCGCTGTTTTCACAAATGCAGGAACCAATGAACACGACGCTTCCATTATGGATGGAAAAACATTAAATGCAGGAGCATCAGCAGGAACAACCATCGTAAAAAACCCTATAAATTTAGCTAGAACTGTGATGGATCATTCTCCTCATGTCATGTTATCTGGAAATGGCGCTAATACCTTTGCAAAAGAACAGGGCTTACAAATTGTGGAACCTGATTATTTTTATACAGAAAGACGTCATAAGTCGCTTGAAAAAATAAAAGAAACTGAGACATCCGAATTAGACCATGATGATAAAGTAGCCTTTTATGATGACCATATAAAAGACTCTAAATTTGGAACCGTTGGTTGTGCCGCTCTTGATAAAAATGGAAATTTAGCTGCTGGCACTTCAACAGGAGGCATGACTAATAAACGCTGGGGGCGCATTGGAGACTCTCCTATTATTGGAGCGGGAACTTACGCCAATAACAGTACCTGCGCTGTATCCAGCACAGGTTGGGGTGAGTACTTTATTCGTGCTATGGTAGCCTATGATATTTCTGCACTCATGGCATATAAAAATCTATCTCTGCAAGAAGCCGCCAAAGAAGTCATTCAAAATAAACTATCAAACTTAGGAGGTACCGGAGGGATTGTTGCCATCGATAAAAATGGGAACATGGTTGCCGAATTTAACACCGCAGGCATGTATAGAGCAACCATGAACGGCAAAGGTGAATTAGCAATCGGTATTTATAAAGATTAG
- a CDS encoding CAP domain-containing protein, translating to MKNFLLRTGLVLAFFSVLTCNIACSKDDSAADIEKEMAADIATSILQLVNEHRSGIGKQILETNTLAENLAEAHNLHMISQQKISHENFDYRADRLFDEEKAKGVGENVAAKQKSAQDVMAAWLDSKGHRKNIEGDFTHIGISAIKNKEGHYYYTQLFLKK from the coding sequence ATGAAAAACTTCTTATTAAGAACAGGACTAGTATTAGCATTTTTTTCTGTATTAACTTGTAACATAGCGTGTTCAAAAGATGATTCAGCTGCAGATATCGAAAAGGAAATGGCTGCTGATATAGCGACTAGTATACTACAGCTAGTAAATGAACATAGGTCTGGTATTGGAAAACAAATTTTAGAGACTAATACTTTAGCTGAAAACTTAGCTGAAGCGCACAATTTGCATATGATTAGTCAACAAAAAATAAGCCATGAAAATTTTGATTATCGAGCAGATAGATTGTTTGACGAGGAAAAAGCTAAAGGTGTGGGTGAAAATGTAGCAGCCAAACAAAAATCTGCGCAAGATGTTATGGCAGCTTGGTTAGATAGCAAAGGACACAGAAAGAATATAGAAGGCGATTTTACACATATTGGTATCAGTGCTATCAAAAATAAGGAAGGACATTATTATTACACGCAACTTTTTCTAAAAAAATGA
- the amaB gene encoding L-piperidine-6-carboxylate dehydrogenase: MQAIATDFGIDKALKILGVVDVNEGTSTGSNSFSNGDIIASFSPVDGQLIGKVKTTTQEDYEKVMDSATSAFKTWRTMPAPQRGEIVRQFGEKLREKKEALGKLVSYEMGKSYQEGLGEVQEMIDICDFAVGLSRQLHGLTMHSERPGHRMYEQYHPLGVVGIISAFNFPVAVWAWNTALAWICGDVCVWKPSEKTPMCGVACQNIAAEVFKENNLPEGICNLINGDYKVGEFMTKDARIPLISATGSTRMGKIVAQEVAARLGKSLLELGGNNAIIVTPDADIKMTVIGAVFGAVGTAGQRCTSTRRLIIHDSIYDQVKNAVVDAYKQLRIGNPLDENNHVGPLIDTDAVSMYESALTKVVEEGGNIVVEGGVLSGEGYESGCYVKPAIAEAKPNFKIVQHETFAPVLYLLKYSGAIENAIDIQNEVAQGLSSAIMTNNLREAERFLSVAGSDCGIANVNIGTSGAEIGGAFGGEKETGGGRESGSDAWKVYMRRQTNTINYTTELPLAQGIKFDL; encoded by the coding sequence ATGCAAGCAATAGCAACAGATTTTGGTATAGATAAAGCACTTAAAATACTAGGTGTAGTAGATGTAAACGAAGGCACTTCAACAGGTTCAAATAGTTTTTCTAACGGAGATATTATAGCATCTTTTTCGCCGGTTGATGGTCAATTGATTGGTAAGGTAAAAACAACGACTCAAGAAGATTATGAAAAGGTCATGGATAGTGCGACAAGTGCTTTTAAAACCTGGAGAACCATGCCAGCTCCACAACGTGGTGAGATTGTACGTCAGTTTGGTGAAAAATTAAGAGAGAAAAAAGAAGCTTTAGGTAAATTAGTTTCCTATGAAATGGGTAAATCTTATCAGGAAGGATTAGGTGAAGTTCAGGAAATGATTGATATCTGTGATTTTGCAGTTGGCTTATCGCGTCAGCTTCACGGTTTAACCATGCATTCAGAGCGTCCGGGACATAGAATGTACGAGCAATACCATCCATTAGGTGTGGTTGGTATTATTTCCGCATTCAATTTTCCAGTAGCTGTTTGGGCATGGAATACAGCATTGGCTTGGATTTGTGGTGATGTTTGTGTTTGGAAGCCTTCTGAAAAAACACCTATGTGCGGTGTGGCTTGCCAGAATATTGCAGCTGAAGTTTTTAAAGAAAATAACTTACCGGAAGGTATTTGTAATTTAATTAATGGCGATTATAAAGTAGGTGAGTTTATGACGAAAGATGCTCGTATTCCATTAATTTCTGCAACGGGTTCTACCAGGATGGGTAAAATTGTAGCACAAGAAGTAGCTGCACGTTTAGGAAAAAGTTTATTGGAGCTGGGTGGTAATAACGCTATCATTGTAACACCGGATGCGGATATAAAAATGACTGTTATCGGAGCTGTTTTTGGAGCTGTAGGCACTGCAGGACAGCGTTGTACTTCAACACGTCGTTTAATCATTCATGATAGTATCTATGACCAAGTTAAAAATGCTGTTGTTGATGCGTATAAGCAATTACGTATTGGAAACCCTCTGGATGAAAATAATCATGTAGGTCCGTTAATTGATACGGATGCTGTAAGTATGTATGAAAGCGCATTAACTAAAGTTGTTGAAGAAGGCGGAAATATTGTTGTTGAAGGCGGTGTGCTTTCTGGTGAAGGTTATGAAAGTGGCTGCTATGTAAAACCAGCTATTGCTGAAGCGAAACCTAACTTTAAAATTGTACAACACGAAACTTTTGCGCCTGTTTTATATTTACTAAAATATTCTGGAGCTATTGAAAATGCTATTGATATTCAAAATGAAGTAGCTCAAGGATTAAGTTCTGCTATTATGACTAATAATCTAAGAGAAGCGGAGCGTTTCTTATCTGTTGCCGGTTCAGACTGTGGTATTGCTAATGTAAATATAGGGACTTCCGGAGCAGAAATTGGTGGCGCTTTTGGTGGAGAAAAAGAAACCGGAGGCGGACGTGAGTCTGGTTCTGATGCCTGGAAAGT